AATAGATCCGCAGCGCCTGCGGGTGACTCCTGTCCCCAATGCCAAAGGAACTCACTTCATTCTTCACCTTAATCCAACTGCAAGCTGGTCTCTTTTTCAAATTGATTGACTTCATATGCATTCTCAATTTGTCGACGTCTTCCCACCTTCCATTGGTAGCATAAACATTCGATAGAAGAACATAAGCTGAGTCATCTAAAGGGTCTAACTCAAGAAGGCGTCGGGCAGCTTTCCTACCAATATCCAAATTTCTGTAAGTTCTACTGGAAGACAGCAAACTACGCCAAATTAGATCATTTTGTGACACAGGCATGTCTTCAATAAACCTCTCTGCTTCAACAAGCCTCCCTGAACGTCCAAGTAGATCAACCATACAGACACAGTGCTCTATTCTTGGGGAGATACCAAATTCTGAAGTCATTGCATTGTAGTAACCAATACCTTTGTCTACTAGGCCTGCATGATTGCAAGCagagagaagagaaacaaaGGTAACATGATCAGGTTTCCGTCCTACTGAAAGCATCTGTTCAAAGGTATCTTCAGCCTGATCAAAGCAACCATGTCTTGCATGCCCTGATATTAAAATATTCCATGATTGCTGGGATCGTTCAGTAGGCTCAGGGAGTAATTTCAACATATCATCCATCTTTCCACATTTTCCATACATATCCATTGCAGCATTTACCACATGAATGTCCAAATCAAATCCAAGTTTAGTAATCAGACCGTGAAGTTGCTGTCCTTCCTCAAGTGATGCCAAACTTGTGCTAGCTGCAAGGCCACTGGTGAGACTGAACTGATCTAAAGAAATTCCAGCATGCTGCATTTCCATAAAGAGCTTTAAAGCATGCTCTCCATGACCATGGTGTGCTTTTGAAGCAATCATAGCATTCCATGAAACTGCAGTTTTGTTGGCCAAGCCATCAAAGATAAATGCACTGGAATCCAAATCACCACACTTGGCATACATTGTTATCAGAGAATTCTTTACATACTTATCTGATTCAAATCCAGTGGATACTATATGTGCATGAAGCGGCTTTCCATACTTCAGCAGGTCATTTGGAGTGGAGCAATCCCCAAGGACGTTCACCATGGTGATGTAATTTACCATTATTCCAGATTCTCTCATCCAATTAAATACTAGCACTGCCTCCCTTTGCACTTCATTCTCTGCATGTCCCCCTATGAGTGCGTTGAACGTAACAACATCACGATCAGGCATTGTTTGAAACACCAACTCAGCTTCTCTCATAGCATTGCATTTCCCATACATGGTGATTAAAGCATTACCCACCAACAAGTTCTCTTGGAGACCAATGTGAATTGTGAGGGCATGAACAGTCTTGCCGTCAAATAGAGCCTCAGGACTAGAACATGCGGCGAGTGCATTAGCAAATGTCACATGATTTGTTTCTTTCTCTGTTCGAATCAGTTGAGCTAAAAGCTTCAAGGCATCCGTGCATTGCCCGCTCTGGATGTAGGAAGAGATCATAAAGTTCCATGAAATCAGATCTCTTTTGGGCATGTCACGAAACAACAACTCTGCCTCTTTGTACTTCCCTGCCGTGGAGTACATATTAACAAGGGCATTGGCCACAGAAACAAATAAATCAAGACCATTTTTAACACTTAGGGCATGAAGTCCCTTTCCCCACTTCAGATGATCCAAACAGCTACATGCTGTTATTAAACTGGAGAAAGTGGTGGTATCTGGCTTGATATTACCATGACGCATGTCTGAAAACAACTGCAAAGACTCCTTGTGCATTCCCTCTCGTGAATATATTGATATCATCGAATTCCAAGATATCGGGTCCTTTTGTTCCATCTGGTTAAAGATGCGTTCAGCTTCCTCTAATCTCCCCAGATTCCCAAACAATGTTATCAGAGAGTTTGCCACCGAAACATCAGTGTCAAATCCAGCAACCACGACATGGGCAATAACTTGAAGGCTCAACTTCTCATCCTTGAGCAACCAACAAGAACTAATTGCTGTCGTAAAGGAGTTTTGATTGCAAACCACTCCTTCCCGCCTCATCCACCTATAAGCCTTGACGGCCTCCTGTGGATACCCATTTGTGGAAAAGCTCACCATTAAGGCAGTCCAGGAGACAACATTCCGCTCGGGCATCTCCTGAAAGAGTCTCTGAGCATCAGACAAGAATCCATAACTGCCATACAAATGCAGCAGTGCAGTTCCAACATATACATTACTCATCATCCCAATTTTCAAAACAAAAGCATGGATTTCGATACCTTTTCCAACCATCTCTGCCCACCGGTTACAGGCCGTCAGGAGGCTTGCGAGCACAAACTTGTTGGGCTCGATGCCGTCTTCCCTCATCTCTCGGAACAATTCAACAGCTTTAGCAAAGGAACCCACTCGAACACAGCCAGAAATTGCTGTATTCCAAGAGGCATCGTTTCTTTGAGGCATGTGATCGAACACTTTGAGCGCGGTTTCCAATCGGCCGAATCTGAAGTACAAGTTGATGAGGGTGTTGTAGTGGAATAGGCTGAGGTGAATGGAGCGCCGAATAGAAAGGCAGTGGATTGTTCTTCCAGTGAGAAGGTTGGAGATCTCTGCGAAGCCTTTTTGTAGGAAGAGGGAGACCTCGGGGTTCGGGTGGTCGGAGAGAAGGCGGAACCCATTCGGGGTGGCTTCTGCGGGCGGGCATGAGAGCGTGGAGAGATTTTGGAGGGAGAGAATAAGAGGAGAAGGGGTGGCGGGCTTGGGTCGGAGCGCTGGGATCTTCTTGCACCACCCAGCCAGCTCGTCGTTTATTTGGCGCGGCGCGCGTAGTGCGAGAATTCATCAAACACCTGGTTCAAAAGAAGGAGCGGAACCACTGCTCGCCAAACGGGCGGGGCGGGGCGGGGCGGGGCGGTGGGACAGTAGAACCGGAGTGTAAATACGTTCGGCTGGGCCACGTACGCAAATAAATATAtacgtatgtatatgtatgtatatatatatatatatatatatatatgtatacatatatatatatatatataaatatatatataatatatatatacataatatatatatatatatacataattaatattgttgggggaaaaaatagACCGCCCCACACGTACAATTAAAGCGCGCCAAATCTGACAACAAGCCTGAGCTcaccatgcaggccgagctcatccatgcaggccgagctcagaagatcaagccgagctcagaagactgagTCGAGCTCatcatccaggctgccgagctcagaagactaaggccagaaggccgagcacaaaaGCTGTCGAgcccatccaggccgagctcataggccgagccgagctcagaaggctgccgagctcatccaggctgccgagctcagaagactaaggccagaaggccgagcacagcaggccgagccgagctcagaaggccgagccgagctcatgcaagccgagctcatccatgttgccgagcacagaaggccgaaccagaaggctgccgagcacagaaggctgccgagctcagaaggccgagcacagcaggccgagcacagaaggccgagcacagcaggccgagaccaaaaggctgagctgacctcagaaggccgacctcatcgtctatatgctgcggccatcccctgcagcagccttaccgcaccatgttttacttgccggccacgccacgacatattaatTAGGAACCATactctgctacgactgtcaacgcctcatcattcccaagaatgtactgcactgcgtGCCTCAAGCAAACTCTGGCTGCACGCCatctcccatgatgggaacgggccatccacggcaactcattacttccacgcccacgtccaatcgtgacggtaacccattaattcgtccagtcacatcacaggtaaccctgccactctccttataaaaggggagcttctccctctaaaaagaggaggcttcttcctcccaagggaggCTTCGGATTTGGAAATAcaatccctctccttctccaaaattaagcccccctctgacttaagcatcggagggccggcgccggaaacccggccaccggctttttgcaagccccccacggaggacgccgctcgccgacggatcgccgcccgccaatgttcgccggagctcctcctcctcggttcgcggccgcccccgggtccaatttccagcaacagttggcgctagaggaagggcccgagttgtggccatgaaactaaggagcagaggagtctCTGATACCTCCCGGCATCATGCTCCAAGCCCCGGGCGCTCAGTCCAGAATCCATCACCAAGACCTCCGGCAGATCAAGCTCCACAAGTCCAACCCGAGCACTTCGACGCgctagtgcagcaagtccaagcgctagccattgcagcccaaagcctgcaacaagtggaggctcctcctgtgccgcctccacgggttcatgttaagcagaggaagaaactttctcccgagccatctcgaatcaggcatggctcccgctacaacgacgtacgtgggggcaactagtgagaagtagtagcccaagtctcacatcaacgagttggagggaaagagaaataaaagctgaggtctgaagaaggagagttatgtactccctcctcatgGGTGTAAGTCCTTACGACGGCGCTCGTGACGTTGCTCTCCTTCAGAGCGTCGTCATCACCGAAGCCCCGGCCGTGCACAgagggctgccgagctcatccaggccaagctcatgcaggccgagccgagctcagaaggccgagcttgtcatccacatgctgcagccacgacctgcagcagtctcatccaggccgagctcatgcaggccgagccgagctcagaagtccgagctcgtcatccacatgctgcagccacgacctgcagcagtctcatccaggccgagctcatgcaggccgagctcagaaggccgagaccagaaggctgctgagctcataagcccgagctcagaagcccgagCGCAGAACACCCCTCCCAGACaatcgagccaaagaaggccggtgctgagccaagtcctgaaagacttcgaagctcgagaggcatcaaaatatctccaaaaggtacaggatgccactttggcttcaaataatttcaatatttcatctattttcaggtcggagaatccaaaaaacgacctacgggtatccctatctccaacgtcgccccgctccgaataagggcgcacgatcgccaacgGAATCCATCTCCTGTATGTATCTCCAATGATGCCCCgactaagttcgggatgccccgagtgtcgacaatgcgtgcccagacccctcgacacttcgggaagacggggtagtaccttcgcggccctccgtggcgctcaacaccaacaacgggatagtaccttcgcggccccctgtagcgcctcctcgactaaggtcgagatgccccgagtgtcgacagtgcgtgcccagacccctcgacacttcggaaagacggggtagtaccttcgcggccctccgtggcgctcaacaccaacaacggggtagtaccttcgcggccccccgtagcgcctcctcgactaaggtcgagatgccccgagtgtcgacagtgcgtgcccagacccctcgacacttcgggaagacggggtagtaccttcgcggccctccgtggcgctcaacaccaacaacggggtagtaccttcgcggccccccgtagcgcctcctcgactaaggtcgagatgccccgacgagtcgacagtgagcccgagctccctcgacctcgggatgacggggtagtaccttcgcggccccccaaaACGTTCGTGATTGACAACAAAGCACCCCCAAAATGTTCGTGGATAACAACAAAACAACGCCCACACAGATCTCCAATGGCAACTATTTCTCCTATTGTGCCGGCGTCCCTAGAAAGCGGACCCCGAACAAAAGAGCATCCACAAAAGTTAGTCGAGGAGCAAAGCTGCCGACCTCGGCGTGAGACGCTCGACTCCGACAGTAAAAAAAGGGCTCACGGCCTGAATTTTTACCTTGTCAGCTGGGAGAAGTGCGACGCGGAAGATCTGTCGCGTCGTCTCGACGTTCTCgagagctgagtcgaccacaagccaaagaaggctgctgagtcgacctgaa
The Phoenix dactylifera cultivar Barhee BC4 chromosome 3, palm_55x_up_171113_PBpolish2nd_filt_p, whole genome shotgun sequence DNA segment above includes these coding regions:
- the LOC103716520 gene encoding pentatricopeptide repeat-containing protein At3g24000, mitochondrial isoform X1; this encodes MPQRNDASWNTAISGCVRVGSFAKAVELFREMREDGIEPNKFVLASLLTACNRWAEMVGKGIEIHAFVLKIGMMSNVYVGTALLHLYGSYGFLSDAQRLFQEMPERNVVSWTALMVSFSTNGYPQEAVKAYRWMRREGVVCNQNSFTTAISSCWLLKDEKLSLQVIAHVVVAGFDTDVSVANSLITLFGNLGRLEEAERIFNQMEQKDPISWNSMISIYSREGMHKESLQLFSDMRHGNIKPDTTTFSSLITACSCLDHLKWGKGLHALSVKNGLDLFVSVANALVNMYSTAGKYKEAELLFRDMPKRDLISWNFMISSYIQSGQCTDALKLLAQLIRTEKETNHVTFANALAACSSPEALFDGKTVHALTIHIGLQENLLVGNALITMYGKCNAMREAELVFQTMPDRDVVTFNALIGGHAENEVQREAVLVFNWMRESGIMVNYITMVNVLGDCSTPNDLLKYGKPLHAHIVSTGFESDKYVKNSLITMYAKCGDLDSSAFIFDGLANKTAVSWNAMIASKAHHGHGEHALKLFMEMQHAGISLDQFSLTSGLAASTSLASLEEGQQLHGLITKLGFDLDIHVVNAAMDMYGKCGKMDDMLKLLPEPTERSQQSWNILISGHARHGCFDQAEDTFEQMLSVGRKPDHVTFVSLLSACNHAGLVDKGIGYYNAMTSEFGISPRIEHCVCMVDLLGRSGRLVEAERFIEDMPVSQNDLIWRSLLSSSRTYRNLDIGRKAARRLLELDPLDDSAYVLLSNVYATNGRWEDVDKLRMHMKSINLKKRPACSWIKVKNEVSSFGIGDRSHPQALRIYSKLEEILKMVKQVGYVADTSFALHDTDEEQKEHNLWSHSEKLALAFGLLNVPEGSTIRVFKNLRVCGDCHMVYKLVSKAVDREIVLRDAYRFHHFRGGECSCSDYW
- the LOC103716520 gene encoding pentatricopeptide repeat-containing protein At3g24000, mitochondrial isoform X2 — translated: MPERNVVSWTALMVSFSTNGYPQEAVKAYRWMRREGVVCNQNSFTTAISSCWLLKDEKLSLQVIAHVVVAGFDTDVSVANSLITLFGNLGRLEEAERIFNQMEQKDPISWNSMISIYSREGMHKESLQLFSDMRHGNIKPDTTTFSSLITACSCLDHLKWGKGLHALSVKNGLDLFVSVANALVNMYSTAGKYKEAELLFRDMPKRDLISWNFMISSYIQSGQCTDALKLLAQLIRTEKETNHVTFANALAACSSPEALFDGKTVHALTIHIGLQENLLVGNALITMYGKCNAMREAELVFQTMPDRDVVTFNALIGGHAENEVQREAVLVFNWMRESGIMVNYITMVNVLGDCSTPNDLLKYGKPLHAHIVSTGFESDKYVKNSLITMYAKCGDLDSSAFIFDGLANKTAVSWNAMIASKAHHGHGEHALKLFMEMQHAGISLDQFSLTSGLAASTSLASLEEGQQLHGLITKLGFDLDIHVVNAAMDMYGKCGKMDDMLKLLPEPTERSQQSWNILISGHARHGCFDQAEDTFEQMLSVGRKPDHVTFVSLLSACNHAGLVDKGIGYYNAMTSEFGISPRIEHCVCMVDLLGRSGRLVEAERFIEDMPVSQNDLIWRSLLSSSRTYRNLDIGRKAARRLLELDPLDDSAYVLLSNVYATNGRWEDVDKLRMHMKSINLKKRPACSWIKVKNEVSSFGIGDRSHPQALRIYSKLEEILKMVKQVGYVADTSFALHDTDEEQKEHNLWSHSEKLALAFGLLNVPEGSTIRVFKNLRVCGDCHMVYKLVSKAVDREIVLRDAYRFHHFRGGECSCSDYW